cagatagatgatcttgatcatgttaggcagctcacaagatccgacaatgaagcacatgaggagaagacaaccatctagctaccgctatggacccatagtccaggggtgaactactcactcatcactccggaggcgaccatggcggtgaagagtcctccgggagatgattcccctctccggcagggtgccggaggtgatctcccgaatcccccgagatgggattggcggcggcggcgtctcagtaaggttttccgtatcgtggatctcggcatcgggggtttcgcgacgaaggctttgagtaggcggaagggcaacgcgggggcaacacgagggccccacacgccgtggccgcgcggccgagggccgggccgcgccgccctgttgtgtcggcgcctcgtggccccacttcctttcccctcggtcttccggaagcttcgtgcaaaaataggaccccgggcgttgatttcgtccaattccgagaatatttcctttgtaggatttctgaaaccaaaaacagcgaaaacaagcaatcggctcttcggcatctcgttaataggttagtgccggaaaatgcataaatacgacatataatgtgtataaaacatgtagatatcatcaataatgtggcatggaacataagaaattatcgatacgtcggagacgtatcagcatctccaagcttagttcctgctcgtcccgagcaggtgaacgataacaaagataatttctggagtgacatgccatcataaccttgatcatactattgtaaacatatgtaatgaatgcagcgatcaaaacaatggtaatgacatgagtaaacaactgaatcataaagcaaagacttttcatgaatagtacttaaagacaagcatcaataagtcttgcataagagttaactcataaagcaataaatcaaagtaaaggtattgaagcaacacaaaagaagattaagtttcagcggttgctttcaacttgtaacatgtatatctcatggataattgtcaatatagagtaatataacaagtgcaatatgcaagtatgtaggaatcaatgcacagttcacacaagtgtttgcttcttgaggtggagagaggtaggtgaactgactcaacataaaagtaaaagaaaggtccttcgcagaggaaagcatcgattgctatatttgtgctagagcttttattttgaaaacaagaaacaattttgtcaacggtagtaataaagcacatgtattatgtaaattatatcttacaagttgcaagcctcatgcatagtatactaatagtgcccgcaccttgtcctaattagcttggactaccggatcatcgcaatacacatgttttaaccaagtgtcacaaaggggtacctccatgccgcccgtacaaaggtctaaggagaaagctcgcattttggatttctcgctttagattattctcaacttagacatccataccgggacaacatggacaatagataatggactcctctttaatgcataagcatgtagcaacaattagtgttctcatatgagattgaggatatatgtccaaaactgaaacttccaccatgattcatggctttagttagcggcccaatgttcttctctaacaatatgcatgctctaaccattaaggtggtagatctctcttacttcatacaagacggacatgcatagcaactcacatgatattcaacaaagagtagttgatggcgtccccaggaacatggttatcgcacaacaagcaacttaataagagataaagtgcataagtacatattcaataccacaatagtttttaagctatttgtcccatgagctatacattgcaaaggtaaagaatggaaattttaaaggtagcactcaagcaatttactttggaatggcggagaaataccatgtagtaggtagatatggtggacacaaatggcatagtggttggctcaaggattttggatgcatgagaagtattccctctcgatacaaggtttaggctagcaaggttatttgaaacaaacacaaggatgaaccggtgcagcaaaactcacataaaagacatattgtaaacattataagactctacaccgtcttccttgttgttcaaactcaatactagatattatctagactttagagagaccaaatatgcaaaccaaatttagcaagctctaggtgtttcttcattaatgggtgcaaagtatatgatgcaagagcttaaacatgagcacaacaattcccaagtatcaaattattcaagacattttagaattactacatgtagcatttcccgattccaaccatataacaatttaacgaagaagattcaaccttcgccatgaatactatgagtaaagcctaaggacatatttgtccatatgcaacagcggagcgtgtctctctcccatacaatgaatgctaggatccattttattcaaacaaaacaaaaacaaaacaaaccgacgctccaagtaaagcacataagatgtgacggaataaaaatatagtttcaggggaggaacctgataatgttgttgatgaagaaggggatgccttgggcatccccaagcttagacgcttgagtcttcttaaaatattcaggggtgaaccaccggggcatccccaagcttagagctttcactctccttgatcatattgcatcattctcctctcttgatccttgaaaacttcctccacaccaaactcgaaacaactcattagagggttagtgtacaataaaaattaacatgttcagaggtgacataatcattcttaacacttctggacattgcataaatctactggatattaatggatcaaagaaattcatccaacatagcaaaagaggcaatgcgaaataaaaaggcagaatctgtcaaaacagaacagtccgtaaagatggattttattgaggcaccagacttgctcaaatgaaaatgcccaaattgaatgaaagttgcgtacatatctgaggatcacgcacgtaaattggcttaattttctgagctacctacagggaggcaggtcgaaattcgtgacagcaaagaaatctgtaactgcgcagtaatccaaatctagtatgaaccttactatcaaagactttacttggcacaacaaaacacaaaactaagataaggagaggttgctacagtagtaaaaaacttccaagactcaaatataaaacaaaaaatattgtagtaaaaacatgggttgtctcccataagcgcttttctttaacgcctttcagctaggcgcagaaagtgtgtatcaagtgttatcaagagatgaagcattgatatcataagctcccccatctgtagtggtactaagggctttgtcaattttaggcctataataatatttttttggtttaggcactttagagacatacataaacttttgctccttattacccacataagctttttctctaaactttaaagatgaaaaggttgaacccaaggttcccatagctttttcaagttcgccaatcctatttatttgattatcatggacaacacaagttcctaggacactaattctttcatcaattcctcctaaggatttatcaagtttatcagttttatcaagtaacatttccaatttagtttcaatacttggaaaatttttctctatggtttccaattttttcatgacatcttcaagagaggtttcaattttaaattcattaacaggtggtgttccaaataaactctcaataatgcaactagcttctaaagcaggagcgcctaggaagttacctccgcgagacaatcaagaacatacctattccagctagagataccaacataaaaattcctgagtaggatagtggtggagtgtttcttagtgcacctattatgagcatcactaattctataccaagtatcttttaaacattctcccccttgttgcttaaacgaacgaacttcaacttcaggattactcatttcagcagtagtgaataaaacaaactagataaagtaaatgcaagtaactattttttttttgtgtttttgatatagagtgcaagacagtaaataaagtaaagctagcaactaatttttttgtgttttgatataagtgcagcaaacaaagtagtaaataaaataaagcaagacaaaaacaaagtaaagagattggaagtggagactccccttgcagcgtgtcttgatctcccggcaacggcgccgtaaaaagagcttgatggcgtgtaactcacacgttcgttgggaaccccaagaggaaggtatgatgcgcacagcagcaagttttccctcgtaaagaaaccaaggtttatcgaaccaggaggagccaagaagcacgttgaaggttgatggcggcgggatgtagtgcggcgcaacaccggagattccggcgccaacgtggaacccgcacaacacaaccaaagtactttgccccaacgaaacaagtgaggttgtcaatctcactagcttgccgtaacaaaggattagatgtatagtgtggatgatgattgtttgcagagaacaagaaagaacaagtattgcaagcagatttgtatttcaagtataaaagaatggaccggggtccacagctcactagaggtgtctctcccataagatagcatgttgggtgaacaaattacagtcgggcaattgacaaatagagagggcataacaatgcacatacatgacatgatgaatattgtgagatttaattgggcattacgacaaagtacatagaccgctatccaagcatgcatctatgcctaaaaagtccaccttcagagttatcatccgaaccccttccagcattaagttgcaaacaacagacaattgcattaagtatggtgcgtaatgtaatcaataactacatccttggacatagcatcaatgttttatccctagtggcaacaagtacatccataaccttagaggtttctcgtcactcccgcattcacggagacatgaacccactatcgagcataaatactccctcttggagttaagagcaaaaacttggccagagcctctactaataacggagagcatgcaagatcataaacaacacataggtaatagattgataatcaacataacatagtattctctatccatcggatcccgacaaacacaacatatagaattacggatagatgatcttgatcatgttaggcagctcacaagatccgacaatgaagcacatgaggagaagacaaccatctagctactgctatggacccatagtccaggggtgaactactcactcatcactccggaggcgaccatggcggtgaagagtcctccgggagatgattccctctccggcagggtgccggaggtgatctccgaatcccccgagatgggattggcggcggcggcgtctcgcaaggttttccgtatcgtggctctcggcatcgggggtttcgcgacgaaggctttaagtaggcggaagggcaacgcgggggccacacgagggccccacacgccggggctgcgcggccaagggccaggccgcgccgccctgttgtgtcggcgcctcgtggccccacttcctttcccctcggtcttctggaagcttcgtgcaaaaataggaccctgggcgttgatttcgtccaattccgagaatatttcctttgtaggatttctgaaaccaaaaacagcagaaaacaagaatcggctcttcggcatctcgttaataggttagtgccggaaaatgcataaatatgacaaataatgtgtataaaacatgtatatatcatcaataatgtggcatggaacataagaaattatcgatacgtcggagacgtatcaatgatgtgcaaacatcacattaatattgttgttgtgcagcccaagtatgctcaaaTGAGGTACAAAGACATGGTCGGCTCCAAGCACAAGGAATTTCAGTTCCAACATTGCTTTTCCTtgcttcaacatcttcctaagtggaagttgagggacagtgaaccaaagtgcaagaaggaagCAATGCTCAagcatggatgatgaagcggaggacatgaATGCGAGAAACAAAGGGAAGCCCGAGGGCTCCAAGAAAGCCAAGGAGAGGATGAAGGTAGAAGGCGAAGCAGCTAGCTTCaaggagaagttggatcaactcatgaagtccaaggaggcattgacgatgaagacattggagaccaagctcctcatcaccgagaagaagaaggaggtgaagcttgCCACGGTGGAAGCAAGGCGGGAAGATGCCAAGGTGAAGGCCGAACTGGAATCGAGGATGATCGCACTCAAAGAAGCCAAGGcgatgaaggagctcttggccgaggagaggaagatcatgatgatgcgcaccgagaacatggacgaggatcagctggcgtggtggaaggaTACCAAGGCGTACATCATGGCGAGGAAGATGCTCGCGCGTCAAGCTCGTGCTGCAAGTGTTGTTGGTGCGTCGACTCCTcgaggtgagtctccggcgagtggtggcgGCGCTGGCGATGGACTCGTTGATGGTTGATTGCATCGATGGTGTTGGTGGTGGCTTGAACATTGGCTATGATCGTGTTGATCGCGTTGTGATgtaaaaactatgaattatgcatcacatcttttggatgtgctatgtttgatcagAAATAGTTGTCTGAAATTGTTGTCTAAAACCCCTTTTTGAGGGGTTGGAAACTCGTCcgatctagcagaccccgtatccccaccctgTAGGATtctattttacggggtggggatacggggtctgctagctcggacgagttttcggccggtggAACGTGAATACAgggctctactcgcgttttacagGGTAGAAAAatagggggtctgttagacatgctcttaggtgcacactaagagcatctccagccatgtCCCCGGGAAGATCCCATGAACTCTTTTTTTCACCCGGACGGACGAAAATGGCCCAGCCACGCCtccagcttctcgttttcgtccggatttaggcataaatccgtccggactcccgggccatcctcggtttccgggTGCTGCcagggactccggatggagcaaattaGGCGCTctggcccgcgtgtcagtgaAGATTCCGCGTTCTAGCCCGCGCAAATTCCCCGGAACGGCTGGAAAATCGTTTGCTCCCCATGCCCAAAATAGGTCTAATCCGGATCAATTTCCAGCCGGATTGTGCCCGGGGCgaccgactggagatgctctaatgagtTGAGACGCGTAGCGTTTGTAAACATTTCCAGATAATAACCTCGATAATCCGTGTAACGGAACTAGTGGCGGCTTGGCgggagggaaggagaggagcctaAGCGATGGAAATAAGGATAAGCAAGCAATCCATGGCCACTGGAGTCTGAAGCCAACATCAGCCATGCAACAACCGCAGGTGCAACCCCGCCCCAGCGCGCGCGGCTTCCTCCGTGCCGCCGTCACGTTCAAGCCCAGGAACCCATTCCTCCTGCACCGtccggccgcgtccgccgccggcgccggcatcGGCGTCCGGCTGACGGTGTCGGACGCCGAGCTAGCATCCCGCGGCTTCGACGTGCGGCGCACCGCGGAGGGCCTGGACGTGGCGGCCCTGAACCAGGTGTTCGCGCGCGTGGGGTTCCCGCAGCGGCAGGAGGAGCGTCTGCGGCGCGCGCTGGAGCACAGCGAGGTGGCGTGGCTggcgtcggcggcgacgggccGTCCCGTGGCGTTCGCGCGCGCGGCCGGGGACGGGGTGTTCAACGCGGTGGTGTGGGACGTGGTGGTGGAGCCGTCGTGCCAGGGCCTCGGGCTCGGCCGCGCCGTCATGGAGCGGCTCGTGGCGGAGCTCCGGCGCAAGGGCGTCGGCAACATCGTGCTCTACGCCGAGCCCAGGGTGGTGGGCTTCTACCGCCCGCTCGGGTTCGCCATGGACCCCGACGGCATCCGGGGCATGGCGTACTACCGCAGCAAGCAGAAGACTGCACAGTGATCACCACCCATCTGTTCCGTGCTGTGCTgtgcatttctttctttctttttgtttttcttcctGGTTTGCTCAGCACCGATTTGGGATTGATCGAAAATGTCAAAATATGATTAATACAACTCACATTACATAGTGATCGATGAACAATTGATTGTCAATCGAACACCTTACACCACAGAGAACAGGAATATATGAGATGGCACAGTTTCATGCACGACCAAACCAAAGTAAAGTAGAGAGCACAATCATGAAATCCGAAAGCACTAGGCGCGGTCGGTCGATGGGTTGTAGCCTAGCATTGTCGGCGGCGACGGATGGCGCATGcggagaggaggacgaggaggatgaagacgaggACGGCGAGGAAGGAGGCGACGACGGAGCCGCTGGTGCGCTCGCAGAAGCCGTGGAAGTTCATGCAGATGGGCACCCAGTTGGCGCGCATGTTCCCCTCGTGCGCCACGTACacgatcgccgccgccgcggacgccgccgccgtcacgaGCACCACCATCACCGTGTCGCCGATGAGCAGCAGCAGCCTCACGACTGTGGCCTTCGGCCGGATGATCCCCACGACGGAGAAGGGGAGCGACAGCACCAGGTACCCCGCCGCGATCGCGTTGGCGGCCACGAAGAAGGTGAAGGTCGGGAAGTCGTCGAACCTGGCCCGGAACTCGAAGTGCTCGGTGAAGACGGAGAGCGTCTCGTtggaggtggccgtggcgatggCGGCCGCCAGTGTCGGCCCGAAGGCGACAATCCTCAGCAGCAGGTCCACGAAGGCCATGCAGCGACGGAAGCCATCAGCGCCGCCGCGCAGGAGGAATGGCACACCACCGGACTTGCGCTGCTGCTGCACCGGCGCGGTTGGGGCTGATGCTGGTGGCGGCTGAGCCGTAACCGGGGCCTTGCCGGTGGTGTCGTCAACGTGGATGACGGTGGCTTCATTGCTGCTGCTCATGATGACTAAGGTAACTAGCTGTTCTGCTCAATTGCTGCTTGCTTGGGATGTGAGATGGAGATGAAGATTGCTTGTTGCATAGAGATCATCATGCAGTGCAATATATACACATAGGCAGCTCAGGTGTAGAGGTAATGGAATTGTTGGAAGAATAATTGAAATGCCTAATTGTGAAGAAGTTGAAAGGTAGTAGTGTGGTTGGGTTTGCAGGAGTGGTTGCTCAGTTTGCTGGAATTTGCTTTTCTAACTGCTCTGCATTTCACAGATATTGGAACTGGACACAACCAGGAGCAGTTGAACTAGAAAGACATTGCATACATTGCAGATATTCATAGCAAAACCAATCGTCAacgaagttgattggtgttgtaaGGATGTAGCACAAATCCTACAGCTTTCAGCAAGTACACTAGAATAGCGCAAGCCATATCAAGGCCATTTCATCCCAGCAACCAATAAGAATCTCGTTCAAAAAAAGTAATACAGCTTCCCCGCTCTCCATATATTTCAGGACTAACTGCATTCAGATAAACACAGAATCCCCTTTCAGATCAAGATGGTCAACCGGTTTTGGTTTTTCAAGCAGCTACACAGCTATTACTCGATCTACTCCCTTTCAAATGTCGTTCTAGAATGTGCCCAATCAACATTAGTAAACCTCAACTGTAACATACATTGAAGTATGACTTTGCTTTCACACAACTTAGCCACCCCAGATGGAAATAATAAAAATATGCATCAATGTATTTTGATCTGTCATGTATAAACGTTATTCATAGCAAAACCAATCGTCAATGAAGTTGATTGGCGTTGTAAGGATGCAGCACAAATCCTACAGCTTTCAGCAATCGGACTAGAATAGCAAAGCTTACATCAACCCAGTAACCAATCAGAATTCCATTGTAAGACCTAATACAGTTTCCCCACTCTCCATATCCAAAACTAACTGCATTCACATAAGCAGGGAATCTGCTTTCAGATCAAGATAGTCAACTGGAGTGATTTTTCGAGTAGCTACTCCCTATGCTCAATTTCAGATGTCGCACCAGAATGTGCGCAATCAACATTCAGAAACCTCAACAATTGCCATACATCGAAGTAAGACTTCACTGGTGCATGTGCTGTTTGCATATCTTAGCAACCccaattcaaaatttaaaaaaaccaattgaaaatataaaaaaacatACATCAAAGTATTTTGACCTGTCATGCATAAATTTCATTCCTACATTTCGTTACATATGGTAACTTTCTTAACGCCAAtaatttttccagaaagagtacTATACAACATTAATTTCTATGAACAGGGGCATTGAGCATTCATAACCAGTGCCACGAGATACACAAATCATCCACAAGCACAATGGCTGCAAAAGATAAGGAGGATGCAAAATTCATGCACAGAACCACCACTTCAAAAAGATAACTACAGCAAAGTGTAAA
This DNA window, taken from Lolium rigidum isolate FL_2022 unplaced genomic scaffold, APGP_CSIRO_Lrig_0.1 contig_48581_1, whole genome shotgun sequence, encodes the following:
- the LOC124681607 gene encoding serotonin N-acetyltransferase 2, chloroplastic-like, yielding MQQPQVQPRPSARGFLRAAVTFKPRNPFLLHRPAASAAGAGIGVRLTVSDAELASRGFDVRRTAEGLDVAALNQVFARVGFPQRQEERLRRALEHSEVAWLASAATGRPVAFARAAGDGVFNAVVWDVVVEPSCQGLGLGRAVMERLVAELRRKGVGNIVLYAEPRVVGFYRPLGFAMDPDGIRGMAYYRSKQKTAQ
- the LOC124681604 gene encoding casparian strip membrane protein 2-like, with product MSSSNEATVIHVDDTTGKAPVTAQPPPASAPTAPVQQQRKSGGVPFLLRGGADGFRRCMAFVDLLLRIVAFGPTLAAAIATATSNETLSVFTEHFEFRARFDDFPTFTFFVAANAIAAGYLVLSLPFSVVGIIRPKATVVRLLLLIGDTVMVVLVTAAASAAAAIVYVAHEGNMRANWVPICMNFHGFCERTSGSVVASFLAVLVFILLVLLSACAIRRRRQC